In Pirellulales bacterium, the following are encoded in one genomic region:
- a CDS encoding transposase — protein MAFRRVLAFHSVFGAYGFWLPNDPRGSWSRYVGSRELYEFGAATKTDARRSVAHVRHDHNLRRAAKRAMRFPSVRLTGIQARAMARGIASAVDESKYAVHSCAIMSDHVHLVISWHERHVRRIVSHVKARATQRLRKEQVWPEESRPVWAKGSWSVFLYSAKDIDRAIRYVEQNPGRDAKPPQRWSFVVPLTGWANAPLLSRRACPALG, from the coding sequence ATGGCGTTTCGAAGAGTGCTGGCGTTCCATTCGGTGTTCGGCGCCTACGGCTTTTGGCTCCCAAACGATCCGCGCGGATCGTGGTCGCGCTACGTCGGCAGCCGCGAGCTGTACGAATTTGGTGCTGCGACAAAAACCGATGCACGCCGTTCCGTTGCGCACGTTCGTCATGATCACAACCTGCGCCGCGCGGCAAAACGCGCGATGCGATTTCCGTCAGTGCGGTTAACTGGCATACAGGCCCGGGCCATGGCACGTGGGATCGCATCGGCGGTCGACGAATCGAAGTATGCCGTTCACTCGTGCGCAATCATGTCCGATCATGTGCATTTGGTTATCTCCTGGCATGAGCGCCACGTACGACGCATCGTCAGCCACGTGAAGGCGCGCGCCACACAGCGGCTGCGCAAAGAACAAGTGTGGCCCGAAGAAAGCCGGCCGGTGTGGGCCAAGGGTAGTTGGTCGGTGTTCTTGTATTCGGCCAAGGACATTGATCGCGCGATTCGTTATGTTGAGCAAAACCCTGGACGCGACGCCAAACCGCCGCAACGCTGGAGTTTTGTCGTGCCGTTGACGGGATGGGCGAACGCGCCGCTACTTAGCCGCCGGGCTTGCCCGGCGCTCGGTTAG
- a CDS encoding SMP-30/gluconolactonase/LRE family protein has product MRYEELPLPAAAAEARLKTVVCLAFTEGPAVDADENVYFSDIINNRIMKLAADGTLSVFREPSYRTNGQTFDQQGRLYHCEGAEFGPGGGRRVTRTNLVTGQYEVLADQYNGVRYNSPNDICVDGQGRVYFTDPCYWDRSQMEMREEGVYRIDLDGRVTRILEQPTIDRPNGLAVTQDARQLYVVDACPTDGGNRKIWGFDLDASGNPRGQRLMYDFAPGRGGDGMRLDVKGNLYVAAGVMAARSGAETSDVPPGIYIISPGGELLGRIPIYEDVITNLAFGGPDGRTIYVTAGKTVVKTRVDHPGQVAYPRWSAG; this is encoded by the coding sequence ATGCGATACGAAGAACTTCCCCTGCCGGCGGCGGCTGCCGAAGCACGGTTGAAAACCGTGGTGTGCCTGGCGTTTACCGAAGGGCCGGCGGTGGATGCCGACGAAAATGTCTATTTCTCGGACATCATCAACAACCGGATCATGAAGCTGGCGGCCGACGGCACGTTGTCCGTGTTTCGCGAGCCGAGCTATCGCACCAACGGGCAGACCTTCGATCAGCAGGGTCGGCTGTATCATTGCGAGGGGGCGGAGTTCGGCCCTGGCGGCGGCCGGCGCGTGACGCGCACCAACCTGGTGACCGGCCAATACGAAGTCCTCGCCGATCAATACAACGGCGTCCGCTATAACTCGCCGAATGATATTTGCGTCGATGGCCAAGGGCGCGTCTACTTCACCGATCCCTGCTATTGGGACCGCTCGCAGATGGAGATGCGCGAGGAAGGCGTCTACCGCATCGATCTTGATGGGCGCGTGACGCGGATCCTCGAACAGCCCACGATCGATCGTCCCAACGGGCTGGCTGTGACCCAGGACGCCCGACAGCTCTACGTCGTGGACGCCTGTCCAACGGACGGCGGCAATCGGAAGATCTGGGGCTTTGACCTCGACGCGTCCGGCAACCCCCGCGGTCAGCGATTGATGTACGACTTCGCCCCGGGCCGCGGAGGCGACGGGATGCGTCTGGATGTGAAGGGCAATCTGTACGTGGCGGCCGGCGTCATGGCAGCGCGAAGCGGGGCCGAAACGTCGGACGTCCCGCCGGGCATCTACATCATCTCTCCGGGAGGTGAATTGTTGGGGCGCATTCCCATCTATGAAGATGTGATCACGAATCTGGCTTTTGGCGGACCGGACGGGCGAACGATCTACGTCACGGCGGGCAAAACCGTGGTCAAGACTCGGGTCGACCATCCCGGGCAGGTGGCCTATCCGCGTTGGTCAGCCGGGTAA